The Paenibacillus spongiae nucleotide sequence CTGGAAGTGGGCTTTAACGGCGCGCGTCTGCACGAGAAGATGTTTGAGCCGCGCTTCCTCTATTGGGCCGATCAGCTCGGTTATATCGTATGGGGCGAGCATGCCAACTGGGGACTCAACATTTCGAACGCCCAGGGACTGGCGCAGTTCCTGCCGGAGTGGATCGAAGGGGTGGAGCGGGACTTCAACCATCCGAGCCTAATCGGCTGGTGCCCGTTCAATGAGACATGGGACGACGGAAGGACTGGCTCGCGTCAGGATAACGAGGTGCTGCGCATCGTATACGAAACGACCAAGGCGATCGATCCGACCCGTCCTGTCATCGATACGAGCGGCAACTTCCATGTCATTACGGATATCTTCGACGTCCATGACTACGATCAGAATCCGGAGACGTTCAAAGCGCGCTATGAATCGCTTCGGACCGGCGAAGGCGAAGTTAACGCCTCGTTCCCGAACCGCCAGAAGTATACCGAAGGCCTCCCTTACTTCGTCAGCGAATATGGCGGAATCTGGTGGAATCCGGGCCAGACGGATGGCAAAGCATGGGGCTACGGGAACCGTCCTACGAGCGAGGAGGAATTCATCGCCCGCTACGACGGCTTGACGACGGCGCTGCTCGAGCATCCGAAGATGTTCGGCTTCTGCTACACGCAGCTGTACGATATCGAGCAGGAAGTGAACGGCCTATACACGTACGACCGCAAGCCGAAGTTCGATCCGGCGATCATCCGCGCCATCAACACGAAGCGCGCGGCAATCGAAGACTAATAAGAAGCCCGCCGGACGCGAGTTGTCCGGCGGGCTGTTTTTGTTGATGCCTATACTTGGGGCTGTCGCCTCCTACTTCCCTCATGCAGTACCGAACTTCTTTTCCCCGCGCGGCTGATCGCCACGATCGTCGGGCTCCAAAGTAATCCCGATCGAATCGAATGCCAGCCGGTCCGAACCGATCGGCATCGCGAGCACGCCGATCCCCCGGTCGGCATCTCCGACGCGGAATGTGCCCGCGCTCGTGCGCTTGCCATCCTTGATCAGCCAGACTTGATAGGCTTCATCGCCGGTCGTGGCAGCAGCTCCGAACACATAGACAACGAACTGCCTGGTCTGGCCGTTATCGACGACGCAGGCCACTCCGTAGGCTCCCTCTTTTGCCCCCGGCTGCGCCTTGAGCGGCAGCACTTCCTTGATTTGTGCCGCGGACACGTTCAGCGCTTCTTCAACCGTAGCCGGAGAACCGGCTCTTTCCCCATACAACCATATATTCCACGATGTGCCCGCTATAAACAAGAACAGCACTACAACCGCTGCGGAGTTGAACATTCTCTTCCTAACCGCTGCTCGCCTGCGGACTGCAGCCGACTCGTCCGGCAAGGCTAATTCCGCAGCCAGAGCGGCGTCCATCACTTGCTTCTTCAGGTCTTCCGGCGGTTCGATCCGTTCCATGTCTGCGGGAAGCGCCTCCCATACGATGCGCAGCTCCTCCATCTCGGCTTGGCAGGCTTCGCAGCCCGGGAGGTGACGCTCGAAAGCAAGCCGCTGCTCTTCCGTGCATACGCCCGAAATCACATCCAGGCATAGATCGCATATGGTTTCCGCATTCTTATTCGGCATTACCAACCCTCCCCTTCCACCGCCAGATGTCTGCGCAATATTTTCAAAGCTTGATGTAACCTGTTCTTCACCGTGCCGAGCGGCTCTTCATAGACGGCCGCCAGCTCGCTCAGGCTGTATCCCTGCCAATAGAAATGCTCCAGCAGCTCGATTTGCTGCTTCGATAGATAGCGGTAGGCGCCGCGAATTTGTTCCTTCACCGATTCGCGCTCCGCTCTCGTTTCCGGAGATACGGCATGGGCGTCCGGTATTCGCTCCAGCTCTTCGGGAACGAATGGCACGAGCCCTTCAGAAAGCCGGCGCTGCTTGCGGAGCCAGTCTGCCGTCATGTTCCGGGTTATCGTAATCAACCAGCTCGTAAACCGTCCCTTCTCCGGGTCGTACCCCGCTTCCGTCGTCCATAGCCGGACGAATACGGATTGAACGATCTCCCGGGCGGCCGACTCGTCCTTCAACGCTTTCATGGCAAACGAGTAGACCAATGCCGCATAGCGGTCGTACAGGACGGACAGCGCATCTTGCCGCTTCCGCTTCACGAGCAGCATCAGTTCGAGATCGGAAAGATTCTGCATGTTGCGTGGCCTCCAGATTCGGCTTATTGATATCCGTTTATTCATCCTATCAGCTATGGATTCGAAAAGAAATCCTTAATGTTGCGGCTGCTGCGGGACGTGAAGAGAGGGCAGCCGTCCAGGCTGCCCTGCTCTTGAGATTGACTTGACTTTACTTCGCTTTGACCGTTATCGTCCCTCTCATCCCGGGATGCGGAGTACAATAATAGCCAAACTCGCCCTTTTGTTCGAAAAGAATCGTCTTCTCTTCGCCCTTCCCGAATAAGTCCGTATCGAATGAATCGTCGTCTGCGGTCGCCGTATGACTGACGGCATCTTTGTTCACGAACGTGACGCTGTCGCCGGCCTCAATCTCCAGCTTCGCCGGCGAAAAGGCGAAATCCACGATTTCGACGACATGCGTCTTCGCAGCCTTCCGGTCGTCTGCCTTCTCGGATGCGGTACCGGATTTGCTGACGGAGTTGTTCGGCTCAGCGGGCTTCGGCGCAGTGCTTTTATTACCAGCGCTTTCGGTTTTGCTCGGCGCGGGCGCGGGAACCGTATCTTTCTTGCCGGCGCCTCCTGTTTTGCTTGGTGCGGGAGCAGTCCCCTTATCACCGGAGCTGCCTGCCTTGCTAGATGTAGTAGCGGACGATTCGGAGACGTTCTTGGACCCGCTATCGCCCTCGCTTCCGCCTGTTTGTCCCGAAGCACCCGGCTTCGAATCCGATTTTACGGCGCCGTTGTCTTTCGTGGCCGCTTCGCCATCCTGCGGCTTGGCAGAATTGTTGTTGTTCTTACCGCCCGCGGCGCTATTCGCCTCTCCCTGATGGCCTGAGGAAACCGGATGCTGTGCATCCGCGTTCTCCCCTTTATCAGCAGAATCCGCATGATCGTTCTCTGCCGATGCCGATTCCTTGGTCTCCTCGCCGCTTGTGCTCTGCTCCTGGTTTGCCGGGTCGGAAGGCGGCGCTTCGGAAGTTTGTTCATGACCTGCCGCTTGATGGTCGTTACCCGCAGCGGGTGAACCGGCATTCCCATTACCGCAGGCGGTAATCAGGAACAGCACGCCCAGAACCGCGGCCCAATACGCAATGGCTCGAAGCTTCACCTGACATCACGCTCACTTCACGATAATTTGGCCGGTCATGAAGCTTTTGTGAGGCTCGCAGTAATAATCATAGGTGCCTGCCTTATCGATCTTGATGGTGAAGGACTCTCCCTTGGCTAGCAGAGGGGTGGCGAAAGCTCCATCCGCTGCGACCGCATTGTGCTTCATATCGTCATAGTTCGTGAAGATGATCTCGGAACCGGCCTCGACGGTCAACGGTTCTGTACCGAACGAAAATTCCTTGATATCGATCCGATAAGTTTTGACCGCTTGCGCAGCTGTTGTGCCCGTGAACTTAGCCGGGTCGATGACGAACCAGACTTTATTGACATTCTGACCCGTTACATCGCCGTGCGCTTTGTCCTTGACAAAATAATAGAGCGGATAGCCTTTATACGTCGCCTGGACACTGCCGTCTTCACGGGTGATGCGGCCGAAATCGTCCTTTTTCATCGTCGACGGGACGCTGCCGCCAGATTGAGCGTAGACCGGCCAGTTCGCGATGCATTCGCCTTTGCATGCGCTATTCTGCGGCGTATCTTTATCGAAATAGTATAACGTCCTTCCTTGGTCGTCCGTCAAGTAATTCCCGAGCGTGCCGTTCGTCCCGAGCATGACGGAATAATCGGATTTGGCAACGAACCACACGCCGTTAACCGCTTCGCCGAGCACATCTCCGGCCGCCTTGTCTTTGACGAAATAATAGAGCGGCCATCCTTTATACATCCACTGCTTCGTTCCGTCCGTACGGGTCAGTATGGTAAAATCGGCCGCATTCAACTGTGCCGGAATTTGCAGCTGCTCCGAGGCAAACAGCGGCCAGTTCTTGACGCACTCCCCTTGACAAGCGTTAACGTCCTGCGCATCCTTCGTGAAGAAATAGAGCGTACGGCCTTTGCCATCGGTAAAATAAGTGCCCAGCTTGGCGTCCGTACGAAGGCCGATCCGTTCGCCCTGAGGCATCTCCGCCGAGCCTGGGATGACGCCGCTTTGCTGCAGCATCGCGAATAACGTGTGACCGTGAGCGGTTTCTACCGACAGCGCCTCGATCATCGCTGTTGCGATGTGGGCATTCGTCAGAACGGAAACGCCGGCGACTTGACCGAGACCTTTGCCGGCAGCGTATTTCTCCGTATCTGCAAAAGTAAAGTCCGTACCTGACTTATAGCCGGCCGCTTCAAGCAGCACCTTGTAGAACTGCTGGGCGCTAATGTCCGACAGCGGATCGAAGCGGTTGCTCCCCGTTCCGGACCATCCGTATTGCGGATTTTTTTTCAAATAAGCCAGAACGGCCTGATTGCTCTTGCCCACGAGCTTCGCGTCGGCGAAATTGGCCGTTCCTTCGTAAGCGATCGCTTCCTCCAGTTTGCCTTGAAGACGTAGCGATAGGAGCGCGGCATTCATCCGGGTCGATTTCTTCTCCAAGTATGCCGCCGTAACGCCATCGCCTTCGCCAATCATGAGGCCCAGCTCCTCCGCCGTCTGTGCATCCGATTGCACGGGCTGCCCGCTCGCTTGCTCCTCCGCGAACACACCGGCCGCCGGCATCAGCAGTGAAGCGCATAATACAATTCCCACCAATAAACTCGTAAACCTTCTCATCAGCATTTACCTCCCTAATAATAGCTATTCAATATGAGGTAACGCTGCGCTTCGGTAATCGGTTTGACGGAAGATCATTATTTTTTTAAAAAATAATGAAGTGCAATTTCAAGCTTAGCGGATTACGGTCCGTCAGTCCGTCTTGCATCTTGAATGAATCAACCTGTCCGCATAAATAAAGCGGCGCAACCTTTATCAAGATTACACCGCTGATACTATGATTTACTATCCAGCCGTTCCTTCTATTTGGAGTGCCTTTAAGGGGATTAGGGAAACAACGGCTATAATATATACCTGCTACC carries:
- a CDS encoding anti-sigma factor, whose amino-acid sequence is MPNKNAETICDLCLDVISGVCTEEQRLAFERHLPGCEACQAEMEELRIVWEALPADMERIEPPEDLKKQVMDAALAAELALPDESAAVRRRAAVRKRMFNSAAVVVLFLFIAGTSWNIWLYGERAGSPATVEEALNVSAAQIKEVLPLKAQPGAKEGAYGVACVVDNGQTRQFVVYVFGAAATTGDEAYQVWLIKDGKRTSAGTFRVGDADRGIGVLAMPIGSDRLAFDSIGITLEPDDRGDQPRGEKKFGTA
- a CDS encoding plastocyanin/azurin family copper-binding protein; the protein is MRRFTSLLVGIVLCASLLMPAAGVFAEEQASGQPVQSDAQTAEELGLMIGEGDGVTAAYLEKKSTRMNAALLSLRLQGKLEEAIAYEGTANFADAKLVGKSNQAVLAYLKKNPQYGWSGTGSNRFDPLSDISAQQFYKVLLEAAGYKSGTDFTFADTEKYAAGKGLGQVAGVSVLTNAHIATAMIEALSVETAHGHTLFAMLQQSGVIPGSAEMPQGERIGLRTDAKLGTYFTDGKGRTLYFFTKDAQDVNACQGECVKNWPLFASEQLQIPAQLNAADFTILTRTDGTKQWMYKGWPLYYFVKDKAAGDVLGEAVNGVWFVAKSDYSVMLGTNGTLGNYLTDDQGRTLYYFDKDTPQNSACKGECIANWPVYAQSGGSVPSTMKKDDFGRITREDGSVQATYKGYPLYYFVKDKAHGDVTGQNVNKVWFVIDPAKFTGTTAAQAVKTYRIDIKEFSFGTEPLTVEAGSEIIFTNYDDMKHNAVAADGAFATPLLAKGESFTIKIDKAGTYDYYCEPHKSFMTGQIIVK
- a CDS encoding RNA polymerase sigma factor, whose protein sequence is MQNLSDLELMLLVKRKRQDALSVLYDRYAALVYSFAMKALKDESAAREIVQSVFVRLWTTEAGYDPEKGRFTSWLITITRNMTADWLRKQRRLSEGLVPFVPEELERIPDAHAVSPETRAERESVKEQIRGAYRYLSKQQIELLEHFYWQGYSLSELAAVYEEPLGTVKNRLHQALKILRRHLAVEGEGW
- a CDS encoding cupredoxin domain-containing protein, whose translation is MKLRAIAYWAAVLGVLFLITACGNGNAGSPAAGNDHQAAGHEQTSEAPPSDPANQEQSTSGEETKESASAENDHADSADKGENADAQHPVSSGHQGEANSAAGGKNNNNSAKPQDGEAATKDNGAVKSDSKPGASGQTGGSEGDSGSKNVSESSATTSSKAGSSGDKGTAPAPSKTGGAGKKDTVPAPAPSKTESAGNKSTAPKPAEPNNSVSKSGTASEKADDRKAAKTHVVEIVDFAFSPAKLEIEAGDSVTFVNKDAVSHTATADDDSFDTDLFGKGEEKTILFEQKGEFGYYCTPHPGMRGTITVKAK